The following are encoded together in the Planctomycetia bacterium genome:
- a CDS encoding D-tyrosyl-tRNA(Tyr) deacylase: MRAILQRVSQAHVSVDGSIVGQIQQGIVVLLGIALDDTPMRADWLAEKIVSLRLFPDQEGKMNISLVDIQGQLLVISQFTLYGECQKGRRPSFTKAASPEIAEPLYQYFLDACRMLGIQTEAGIFGASMQVSLVNDGPVTLILDTP; the protein is encoded by the coding sequence ATGCGAGCGATTCTCCAGCGCGTCAGTCAGGCCCACGTCAGTGTTGATGGGAGTATCGTTGGGCAGATTCAACAAGGTATTGTTGTACTTTTAGGAATTGCCCTAGACGATACACCGATGCGAGCTGACTGGCTTGCGGAAAAAATTGTCAGTTTGCGCCTGTTTCCAGATCAGGAAGGTAAAATGAATATCAGCTTGGTTGATATTCAAGGGCAATTGCTGGTGATCAGCCAGTTTACGCTCTACGGCGAATGTCAGAAGGGACGTCGTCCGAGTTTTACCAAAGCGGCTTCGCCAGAGATCGCCGAGCCTTTGTATCAGTATTTCCTGGATGCCTGCCGGATGCTTGGCATACAAACGGAGGCAGGTATTTTCGGGGCATCCATGCAGGTTTCACTCGTCAATGATGGGCCGGTTACGCTGATTCTTGACACCCCTTGA
- the feoB gene encoding ferrous iron transport protein B has protein sequence MVEKKQRTLTIALVGNPNTGKTTLFNALSGLHQKTGNYPGVTVEKKTGTLQEGVVTIHLIDLPGTYSLAARSPDELVTVDLLLGQQPGESKPDLILNIVDATNLERHLFLTTQLMDLGIPIIVAVNMMDMARNQGIKLDLEIIGQRLGLPMYPLEAHRKTGLKELRSALISPNCHTPKPPAFPDAFCQEREQLQKHLASVLNQTVIHPAIVNRLLIDKQGAIEDRYRQSLGSSLQEARQRLDQAGCSVPQIEARTRYGYLRQVVQNAIERQVASNRDVISRIDRIVTHRVWGLLIFLLLLFVIFQAIYLGAAPLQDAIGNGIKTVGSWASGWLDPGPLKSLIEEGIFAGVGGVLVFLPQILILFLFLAILEDGGYMARAAYLMDKIMSRCGLSGKSFIPLLSSFACAIPGVMATRVIEDRRDRLATMLVAPLMSCSARLPVYTLLIGAFIPLNTMLGNRLPGLVLFCMYLIGLIVAPLVALILKRTVLKGETPVFILELPPYRWPSLFSVLHRMLERGWAFIRRAGTFILASMIIVWALLYFPHTDDQGVQFDVQLAELQEKHELLVKAMKTEEAQQLEMRIKQLQGQWKRQSYLGRVGHALEPMVTPLGWDWRIGTAALASFPAREVMVGVLGILFDVGETDDETQETLGKQLQETVRDDGSGRRLFSLATALSIMVFFALCCQCASTLAVIARESNSWYWPALTFIYMTLLAYVAAWATYQTASWLGAS, from the coding sequence ATGGTTGAAAAGAAACAACGTACCCTGACAATTGCACTGGTGGGTAACCCCAATACCGGCAAGACGACGTTGTTCAATGCGTTGTCCGGTCTACATCAGAAAACGGGCAATTACCCCGGCGTGACAGTTGAGAAGAAAACCGGCACGCTGCAGGAAGGTGTTGTCACCATTCACCTGATTGATCTTCCAGGCACCTACAGCCTGGCGGCTCGAAGCCCGGATGAACTGGTGACGGTTGATCTTCTACTCGGTCAGCAGCCCGGCGAGTCAAAGCCTGATCTGATCTTGAACATTGTTGATGCCACTAATCTTGAACGCCATTTATTCCTGACTACGCAACTGATGGATTTGGGAATACCCATTATCGTTGCGGTCAACATGATGGATATGGCCAGAAATCAGGGTATCAAACTCGACCTGGAGATCATTGGACAGCGACTTGGCTTACCAATGTATCCGCTGGAAGCCCATCGCAAAACGGGGCTCAAAGAACTCCGTTCTGCATTAATATCTCCGAATTGCCACACACCAAAACCCCCAGCATTTCCTGATGCATTCTGTCAGGAACGGGAACAATTACAAAAACACCTGGCTTCAGTCCTGAATCAAACTGTTATTCATCCAGCAATTGTGAACCGACTTTTGATTGACAAACAAGGCGCCATCGAGGATCGGTACCGTCAATCTTTGGGATCAAGTCTGCAGGAAGCTCGTCAGCGATTAGATCAGGCAGGTTGCAGTGTACCTCAAATAGAGGCGCGCACACGATACGGATACCTGAGGCAAGTTGTTCAGAATGCGATTGAGCGCCAAGTCGCTTCGAATCGTGATGTCATCTCACGCATTGATCGCATCGTTACTCATCGTGTGTGGGGTCTTCTGATCTTTCTGTTGCTGCTCTTTGTTATCTTTCAAGCCATCTACCTGGGCGCTGCACCGTTACAGGATGCAATTGGAAATGGAATTAAAACCGTCGGCTCCTGGGCCAGTGGCTGGCTCGATCCCGGACCACTCAAAAGTCTGATCGAAGAAGGCATCTTTGCCGGCGTTGGCGGCGTACTCGTGTTCCTGCCTCAGATTCTCATCCTGTTTCTGTTTCTGGCCATTCTGGAAGATGGTGGCTACATGGCACGCGCTGCCTACCTGATGGACAAGATCATGTCTAGATGCGGCTTAAGTGGAAAGTCGTTCATTCCCCTGCTCTCTTCTTTTGCCTGTGCCATTCCAGGCGTCATGGCTACGCGGGTTATCGAAGATAGACGAGACCGTTTGGCAACCATGCTGGTCGCACCTCTGATGAGCTGCTCCGCCCGGCTGCCAGTCTATACGCTCCTTATTGGTGCGTTTATTCCTCTGAACACGATGCTGGGTAACAGGCTGCCCGGTTTGGTATTGTTCTGCATGTACCTGATCGGACTGATTGTAGCGCCACTCGTTGCTCTGATTCTGAAACGTACCGTCCTGAAAGGCGAAACACCTGTCTTCATCCTGGAGTTGCCACCCTATCGCTGGCCTTCGCTTTTTTCGGTTTTGCACCGCATGCTGGAACGAGGCTGGGCATTTATCCGCAGGGCGGGGACCTTCATTTTAGCCAGTATGATCATCGTATGGGCTTTACTCTATTTCCCTCACACTGATGACCAGGGAGTGCAATTCGATGTGCAACTTGCAGAATTGCAGGAGAAGCATGAATTGCTGGTTAAGGCGATGAAAACTGAGGAAGCACAGCAACTGGAAATGCGCATCAAACAGTTACAGGGGCAATGGAAACGCCAATCGTATCTGGGGCGGGTTGGACATGCTCTGGAACCGATGGTAACTCCACTGGGCTGGGACTGGCGTATCGGCACAGCGGCCCTGGCGAGTTTTCCTGCTCGTGAAGTAATGGTAGGGGTACTTGGCATTCTTTTCGATGTGGGAGAAACCGACGATGAAACTCAGGAAACTCTGGGAAAACAACTGCAGGAAACAGTTCGCGATGATGGAAGCGGACGACGACTGTTCAGTCTGGCGACGGCACTGTCGATTATGGTATTCTTTGCCTTGTGCTGCCAATGTGCTTCCACCCTGGCAGTGATTGCGCGTGAAAGCAACTCCTGGTACTGGCCTGCATTGACCTTTATCTACATGACTTTGTTAGCCTATGTTGCAGCATGGGCAACTTATCAGACTGCATCCTGGCTGGGGGCATCATGA
- a CDS encoding ferrous iron transport protein A yields MSWNVLPLPELALNTPATITSMTGSDYITQRLLELGLLEGDTVEIIGVAPLGDPLEIQSRHGIISLRRNEAARIHVEPATRSA; encoded by the coding sequence ATGAGTTGGAACGTGCTGCCACTTCCTGAACTAGCCCTGAACACCCCTGCTACCATTACGAGCATGACGGGGTCAGATTACATCACCCAGCGATTGCTTGAACTGGGGCTGCTGGAAGGCGATACCGTTGAGATCATTGGCGTTGCGCCGTTGGGCGATCCGCTGGAAATCCAAAGTCGACACGGGATCATCAGCCTCCGCCGCAATGAGGCTGCCCGTATCCATGTTGAACCTGCCACTCGTTCTGCTTGA
- a CDS encoding exosortase/archaeosortase family protein, translating into MPGNSNIIQSFGTRFPLSKVGILNLFLLSLLAVPTLNSLIHQWEINPDYAHGWFLLPFTIYLVVRARPWLTADKTGLGYGLASVTFGGLIHLFTLVVPWLLIDYVGWFFILFGMATSLWGSRAANRIAPILCFGVLMFPLPAPLLNTSAMLLQDLVAILTEWAINCFSVCLRRGHLLYLAGLDEPVSVAVECSGIRQVLVFVAIAWGMSFYLRRSALRKVLLILSALPMAILANMVRVMALTMIARFYGTASIKGMLHDLPMLITLPIGGVMLWQLFRVLQTSHVPENTLSLRQEPSHPKKHWFLVILLSFLLLCQWAIQYHLLQVPKPTGKSISFATLPTHLGSWTAHPHPEIDNVKQKSEFADDLFLRAYVNDLGQAAAVYLVYSATGQDRRHHPEICLRDAGGAMEIKSDRMQIPIQSNAGLYAERFRYVRNRQTTTVYYWHYTIMPTELNTLTALQRVHLRQQEGWPSVTVQVQTNMDDPHALRMIEISLLPTLHAKLQELLPDKTISGSARLSIRFLQ; encoded by the coding sequence ATGCCAGGCAACAGCAATATTATTCAATCATTCGGTACTCGCTTTCCACTTTCCAAAGTTGGAATCCTTAACCTATTTCTTTTGTCGCTACTCGCAGTCCCTACTCTCAACAGTCTGATTCACCAGTGGGAAATCAACCCTGATTACGCACATGGATGGTTCCTGTTGCCTTTCACCATCTATCTGGTGGTTCGAGCCCGACCATGGCTAACAGCGGATAAAACCGGCCTCGGATATGGTCTAGCCTCGGTAACCTTCGGTGGATTGATACATCTGTTTACGCTGGTCGTTCCCTGGCTACTAATTGATTATGTTGGATGGTTCTTCATCCTATTCGGCATGGCAACCAGCCTCTGGGGAAGCAGGGCTGCAAATCGCATTGCACCAATATTATGCTTCGGTGTGCTGATGTTCCCGTTGCCAGCGCCATTGCTGAACACCAGTGCCATGCTGCTACAGGACCTGGTTGCAATACTGACAGAATGGGCAATCAATTGTTTCAGTGTCTGTCTGCGACGAGGCCATCTGCTTTATCTGGCAGGTCTGGATGAGCCAGTTTCGGTGGCAGTGGAATGCAGTGGCATCAGACAGGTGCTTGTTTTTGTTGCAATCGCCTGGGGCATGTCGTTTTATCTTCGTAGGTCAGCATTACGAAAAGTGCTTCTGATATTGTCAGCTCTGCCGATGGCCATTCTCGCCAACATGGTTCGCGTAATGGCACTGACAATGATTGCACGTTTCTATGGAACTGCCAGCATCAAGGGGATGCTGCACGATCTGCCCATGCTGATTACGTTGCCCATCGGCGGAGTAATGCTCTGGCAACTCTTCCGCGTGTTGCAAACTTCCCATGTTCCAGAAAACACGTTGTCATTAAGACAGGAACCATCGCACCCGAAAAAACATTGGTTTCTTGTCATACTTCTTTCGTTTCTTCTGCTTTGCCAATGGGCTATTCAATATCATCTGCTGCAAGTGCCGAAGCCAACAGGCAAATCCATATCGTTTGCAACGTTGCCAACTCATCTCGGCTCATGGACTGCTCATCCGCATCCCGAAATCGACAATGTGAAACAGAAAAGTGAATTTGCCGATGATCTGTTTCTGCGAGCTTATGTGAATGACCTTGGGCAGGCTGCTGCGGTCTATCTGGTCTACTCTGCCACTGGCCAGGATAGGCGGCATCATCCAGAAATCTGTTTGCGCGATGCTGGCGGTGCAATGGAAATCAAAAGTGATCGCATGCAGATTCCCATCCAGTCAAATGCTGGATTATATGCTGAACGCTTCCGCTATGTTCGAAACAGGCAAACCACCACCGTCTACTACTGGCATTACACTATCATGCCAACTGAACTCAACACCTTGACCGCACTCCAACGTGTGCATCTGCGACAACAGGAAGGCTGGCCCAGTGTTACCGTGCAGGTACAAACCAACATGGACGACCCTCATGCATTACGAATGATTGAAATCTCGTTGCTGCCGACACTGCATGCCAAACTGCAAGAACTGTTGCCTGACAAAACCATTTCGGGTAGTGCCAGGTTGTCGATTCGTTTTCTACAGTAG
- a CDS encoding protein kinase — MPVATSNQFLETLRKSGLVEDSILDASLSSYTGTTEDPTKIAEYLVKNKLITTFQARSLLAGRYRGLVIGAYRVMEKIGSGGMGIVYMAEHEKLKRRVAIKILPEDKTRDKLALERFYREARAAAALDHPNVVKAFDVSEHQGMHYLVMEYIDGTNLQKYLDTKGPLPWKTALNIVVQACKGLQHAHERNMVHRDIKPANILVDKGGQVKILDLGLARSFQISQDNLTQDLSDGKDIMGSIDYIAPEQAIANNMVDIRADIYSLGATLYSLITGKPPVEGTTAQKLLQHQMQMPTPVSRLNPEVPEGVSHIINKMMAKRPEHRFSVPSEVASALSPFISNTSQPISGVNSYPMNPNLAGPPSGMALGLHSGNLGSGNLASGSLTSGNLGRSTGSLQPTVPIMGNSQSIASHSTKIEAKGQTTRLKVATKNIKLDKKLSTKTIIIVAVLAAILIPGLTIFLITSGGRKAPVEIDPSMRFTMKGETLSFSAGSRVPELAITDFDNNTFKLKDYAGKVIIFQFWGFWDPHSLKMFREFNDIYKKYQDRNVVIVGVNTDISKEEIDQGMRNNEVPGRNVRSTQPDKTSLARFFGVKGSPTVFIIDGKGVFRHVWEGEPSMELFEKHLQKYVEEAAADELLKQHQQQAQPAKK; from the coding sequence ATGCCGGTTGCCACATCTAATCAATTTCTGGAGACACTGCGTAAGAGTGGACTGGTTGAAGACTCCATACTTGATGCTTCGTTAAGCAGTTACACCGGCACAACAGAAGACCCGACCAAGATAGCTGAATACCTGGTCAAGAACAAACTCATTACGACATTTCAAGCACGATCCCTGCTGGCCGGTAGATATCGTGGCCTGGTGATTGGCGCCTATCGCGTGATGGAGAAGATCGGTTCGGGCGGCATGGGCATCGTGTACATGGCAGAGCATGAAAAGCTCAAACGTCGAGTAGCCATCAAGATTCTGCCTGAAGACAAGACACGAGACAAGCTGGCACTGGAACGCTTTTATCGAGAAGCCCGCGCTGCAGCAGCACTTGATCACCCCAATGTGGTTAAAGCCTTCGATGTCAGTGAACATCAGGGAATGCATTACCTGGTGATGGAGTATATCGATGGTACTAATCTTCAGAAGTATCTAGACACCAAGGGGCCATTACCCTGGAAGACGGCGCTGAACATCGTCGTGCAGGCCTGCAAAGGCTTACAGCATGCTCATGAGCGTAACATGGTGCATCGTGATATCAAACCTGCCAACATTCTGGTTGATAAGGGCGGGCAGGTTAAAATTCTTGATCTGGGACTCGCTCGTTCGTTCCAGATTTCGCAGGATAATCTGACGCAGGATCTCTCTGATGGCAAAGACATCATGGGATCGATTGATTACATAGCCCCCGAGCAGGCTATTGCCAACAATATGGTAGACATTCGAGCAGATATTTACAGTTTGGGCGCGACACTTTATTCACTGATCACGGGTAAACCCCCCGTGGAAGGCACGACAGCACAGAAACTCCTTCAGCACCAGATGCAGATGCCTACACCGGTAAGCAGACTTAATCCTGAAGTTCCGGAAGGTGTTTCTCACATCATCAACAAGATGATGGCTAAGCGTCCTGAACACCGATTCAGCGTACCCAGTGAAGTTGCCAGTGCACTGAGCCCGTTTATCAGCAACACATCTCAACCGATTTCAGGTGTTAACAGTTATCCCATGAATCCCAACCTGGCTGGCCCCCCCAGTGGAATGGCGCTTGGTCTGCACAGTGGCAACCTCGGCAGCGGAAACCTGGCCAGTGGTTCACTTACCAGCGGTAACCTGGGGCGTTCTACCGGTTCGCTGCAGCCTACGGTTCCCATCATGGGGAACTCACAATCCATTGCATCACACAGTACCAAGATCGAAGCCAAGGGCCAGACGACCAGGCTGAAAGTAGCCACCAAGAATATCAAGCTGGATAAGAAACTATCTACGAAGACCATCATTATTGTTGCTGTCCTGGCAGCCATTCTGATTCCCGGTTTGACCATTTTTCTCATCACCTCCGGAGGCAGGAAAGCACCGGTGGAAATTGATCCATCCATGCGGTTCACCATGAAAGGCGAGACGCTGAGTTTCAGTGCAGGTAGCAGGGTGCCTGAGCTTGCCATAACCGATTTTGATAACAATACCTTCAAGCTCAAAGATTATGCAGGCAAGGTGATCATCTTCCAATTCTGGGGGTTCTGGGATCCGCATAGCCTGAAAATGTTCAGGGAATTCAACGACATTTATAAAAAATATCAGGATCGTAATGTGGTCATCGTCGGAGTGAATACCGACATCAGCAAAGAGGAAATTGACCAGGGTATGCGCAACAACGAAGTGCCTGGAAGAAATGTTCGCAGCACTCAGCCAGACAAAACATCACTTGCCAGATTTTTTGGTGTCAAAGGCTCTCCGACAGTGTTCATCATCGATGGTAAAGGCGTTTTTCGCCATGTCTGGGAAGGCGAACCATCTATGGAACTCTTTGAAAAGCACCTGCAGAAATATGTCGAGGAAGCAGCAGCAGATGAATTATTAAAACAGCATCAACAACAGGCACAACCTGCCAAGAAATGA
- a CDS encoding metallophosphoesterase — translation MKHIRRQFVQGSLQTLLAAGMWPGVLDAKEVNTGSFHFVAVNDLHYFNEKCVPWFERMVKAMTSQPEKIDFVLISGDLTEHGTQQQNGVIRDILKTLPFPYHVVVGNHDYQGPSDRTSFDQLFPKQINYHFEHAGWQFIGLDTSEGQKSKDVKAPQATFQWLDDQLPRLNKSKPTILFTHFPLVFGVPFILQNAKPLLERFASFNLKAVYSGHYHGFTERKFGQTVLTTNQCCSFARANHDRSPGKGFFVCSVADGKLNRSMVELK, via the coding sequence ATGAAACACATCCGTAGACAATTTGTCCAAGGATCACTTCAGACTCTTCTGGCCGCAGGTATGTGGCCCGGTGTACTTGACGCTAAAGAGGTAAATACCGGCTCTTTTCATTTTGTAGCAGTCAATGACTTGCATTACTTCAATGAGAAATGTGTGCCCTGGTTTGAACGCATGGTGAAAGCCATGACATCGCAGCCTGAGAAAATTGATTTCGTTTTGATCAGTGGTGATTTGACGGAACATGGTACGCAGCAACAGAACGGCGTCATTCGCGACATCCTGAAAACGCTACCGTTTCCTTATCATGTGGTGGTAGGCAACCACGATTATCAGGGACCCTCCGATCGTACCAGCTTTGATCAACTCTTTCCCAAGCAGATCAATTACCACTTTGAACATGCAGGCTGGCAGTTCATAGGCCTCGATACTTCAGAAGGGCAGAAGTCGAAAGACGTCAAAGCGCCGCAAGCAACATTCCAATGGCTGGATGACCAGCTTCCACGTTTGAATAAAAGCAAACCAACCATTTTATTCACCCATTTTCCATTGGTTTTTGGGGTGCCGTTTATCCTTCAGAATGCCAAACCGTTACTGGAACGATTCGCTTCCTTTAATCTGAAAGCCGTCTATTCTGGGCACTACCATGGGTTTACCGAGAGGAAATTTGGTCAAACCGTGTTAACTACCAACCAATGTTGTTCGTTCGCACGGGCCAACCATGACAGAAGCCCCGGAAAGGGCTTTTTTGTATGCTCGGTTGCGGACGGAAAACTGAATCGCAGCATGGTGGAACTGAAGTGA
- a CDS encoding riboflavin synthase, whose amino-acid sequence MFTGLVETQGKVVQFLPNEDGNKLVIQSNMFDETIKMGESIAVNGVCLTVVTKDQQQSTFQLAPETLRRTNLVDLKPGCMVNLERALKMGDRLGGHWVQGHVDGVGILLRRQPDQNWELFHFELPGELSRYAVAKGSITINGVSLTVVNVSDLEFSIALIPHTLEVTNLGQLKPGDKVNLEVDILAKYVERLLSDRHVT is encoded by the coding sequence ATGTTTACGGGTTTAGTTGAAACACAGGGAAAAGTCGTTCAATTTCTGCCGAATGAAGACGGCAACAAGCTGGTCATCCAATCCAACATGTTTGATGAAACCATCAAGATGGGTGAGAGTATTGCTGTCAATGGCGTTTGTCTGACAGTTGTTACAAAGGATCAGCAACAGTCCACATTTCAACTTGCTCCTGAAACTCTCCGCCGCACAAACCTGGTTGATCTTAAGCCGGGCTGCATGGTGAACCTGGAACGTGCATTGAAAATGGGCGATAGGCTGGGAGGGCACTGGGTGCAAGGACATGTCGATGGAGTTGGAATACTCCTTCGACGCCAACCTGACCAAAACTGGGAGTTATTTCATTTTGAGTTGCCTGGTGAACTGTCACGTTATGCAGTTGCCAAGGGATCTATCACAATCAACGGCGTCAGCCTCACGGTGGTAAATGTCTCTGACTTAGAATTCAGTATTGCCTTGATACCACATACGCTCGAGGTAACCAATCTTGGTCAGCTCAAGCCAGGCGATAAGGTTAATCTCGAAGTGGATATACTTGCCAAGTATGTGGAACGACTCTTATCAGACAGGCATGTCACATGA
- the larB gene encoding nickel pincer cofactor biosynthesis protein LarB yields the protein MNDPARADLGFAQLDLARQQRCGFPEVIYGEGKTIDALLAIVKTMQQAGQNCLVTRVNESQSLALAELFPDAKQNRLGRTFWLTTKPVETVPGKIVVVTAGTADIPVAHEAVESIQAMGIETELIADVGVAGLHRLLGQIERIRQADVVIVVAGMEAALASVVGGLVAVPVIAVPTSVGYGSNFQGLTALLGMLNSCAANVVVVNIDAGFKAGYVAGLMLSAQHRKSG from the coding sequence ATGAACGATCCCGCTCGTGCTGATCTCGGCTTTGCTCAACTCGATCTGGCACGTCAACAACGATGTGGCTTCCCCGAAGTCATTTACGGGGAAGGTAAGACCATTGATGCCCTGCTGGCGATCGTTAAGACGATGCAACAGGCAGGACAGAACTGCCTGGTAACCAGAGTCAATGAATCACAATCCTTGGCACTTGCGGAATTATTTCCCGATGCAAAACAAAACCGGCTGGGACGTACTTTCTGGCTTACCACGAAGCCTGTAGAAACGGTTCCTGGGAAAATTGTTGTTGTGACAGCAGGTACTGCTGATATACCTGTTGCTCATGAAGCCGTGGAAAGCATTCAAGCAATGGGGATAGAGACAGAACTAATTGCTGATGTTGGCGTTGCCGGGCTGCATCGATTATTAGGTCAGATCGAACGTATTCGACAGGCCGATGTAGTAATCGTCGTGGCGGGTATGGAAGCAGCTTTGGCCAGCGTGGTTGGCGGTTTGGTTGCTGTCCCCGTGATAGCAGTACCTACCAGTGTTGGGTATGGCTCAAATTTTCAGGGACTAACAGCATTGCTGGGTATGCTCAACAGTTGTGCTGCCAACGTGGTGGTGGTGAACATTGATGCTGGTTTCAAAGCAGGCTATGTTGCCGGGCTGATGCTCTCTGCCCAACACAGGAAGTCAGGATAA
- the pepT gene encoding peptidase T, with the protein MSALLDRFCRYVRINTQAQDGTGKYPSSAGQWDLAKMLVHELKEMHAHDVVLTEHALVFATIPATVHHHAPTIAWLAHMDTSPEFSGANVKPVVHHHYDGEDIVLHGDPTQVIRVKECPELKDLVDKTIITGDGTTLLGADDKAGVAVIMTAAAYLLAHPEIPHGTIRLCFTCDEEIGHGVDHLNPARLDAVAAYTLDGAKTGEYEGETFSADKATVTFKGVVIHPALAKGRMINAIKLAADFIDKLPKDRFCPETTDGRESFVHPVTIQGGVAEVTLQFLLRSFNTAELADQAAFLKRLAEEVVAPFPPARVEMVVEKQYRNMADGMDREPRAIPYLEKAIARAGLVPRKLSIRGGTDGSRLTELGIPTPNLFTSEHNIHSPLEWACLEEMEEAVKVLVELAKVWGEE; encoded by the coding sequence ATGTCAGCTTTGCTGGATCGTTTCTGTCGCTATGTGCGCATCAACACCCAGGCACAGGATGGCACGGGCAAGTATCCCAGTTCCGCAGGTCAGTGGGACCTGGCAAAGATGCTAGTGCATGAACTGAAAGAGATGCATGCTCACGACGTTGTCTTGACCGAGCATGCACTCGTATTTGCGACCATACCTGCCACGGTCCACCATCATGCACCAACCATCGCCTGGCTGGCTCATATGGATACCTCACCCGAATTCAGTGGAGCTAATGTCAAACCTGTAGTGCACCATCATTATGATGGTGAAGACATCGTGCTGCATGGCGACCCGACACAGGTGATTCGTGTCAAGGAATGTCCTGAACTGAAAGACCTGGTCGACAAAACCATCATCACTGGTGATGGCACCACGTTGCTTGGTGCAGACGACAAAGCTGGCGTCGCAGTCATCATGACAGCAGCAGCCTACCTGCTGGCTCATCCAGAGATTCCACATGGCACCATTCGACTGTGCTTTACCTGTGATGAAGAAATAGGGCACGGCGTGGATCATCTGAATCCCGCACGACTGGATGCGGTTGCAGCGTACACACTGGATGGCGCCAAGACTGGAGAGTATGAAGGAGAAACATTCTCTGCAGACAAAGCTACTGTTACCTTTAAGGGAGTTGTAATTCACCCAGCTCTGGCAAAAGGCCGTATGATCAATGCCATCAAGCTGGCAGCAGATTTTATTGACAAGTTGCCTAAGGATCGTTTCTGCCCGGAAACCACGGATGGCAGGGAGAGCTTTGTACACCCAGTTACCATTCAGGGTGGTGTAGCAGAAGTCACGCTGCAATTTCTATTGCGAAGTTTCAATACCGCAGAACTCGCTGACCAGGCTGCTTTTCTTAAACGATTGGCTGAAGAAGTGGTCGCACCCTTTCCTCCCGCCCGCGTTGAAATGGTTGTTGAAAAACAATACCGCAACATGGCAGATGGTATGGATCGGGAACCTCGAGCCATTCCCTACCTCGAGAAGGCAATAGCGCGAGCAGGTTTAGTCCCGCGTAAACTCAGCATTCGCGGTGGTACCGATGGATCTCGACTTACTGAACTTGGAATACCCACTCCAAACCTCTTTACCAGCGAGCATAACATCCATTCTCCCCTGGAATGGGCCTGCCTGGAAGAAATGGAGGAGGCGGTCAAAGTTCTCGTAGAGTTGGCCAAAGTCTGGGGGGAAGAATAA
- a CDS encoding phosphoribosylglycinamide formyltransferase — protein MSIRLAVLLSAGGTTLQNLIDCINQQSLDAQIVTVISSRPGVYGLVRAEQAGIAHQIVPRKGKTREQFGENMYRAIRAVQPDLVCLAGFLEFLPIPEDFTHRVMNIHPSLIPAFSGKGFYGHHVHEAALEAGVKVTGCTVHFADNEFDHGPIILQKTVPVLDNDNAETLAQRVFTAECEAYPEAIRLFAQGKIRVQGRRVILEK, from the coding sequence ATGTCGATTCGGCTCGCTGTATTGCTGAGCGCCGGTGGTACGACACTGCAGAATCTGATTGATTGCATCAATCAGCAATCCCTTGATGCACAGATCGTGACAGTCATATCAAGCAGGCCGGGAGTGTATGGCCTGGTGCGGGCTGAACAGGCTGGAATTGCGCACCAAATTGTACCCCGCAAAGGGAAAACACGTGAACAGTTTGGCGAGAATATGTATCGGGCGATTCGTGCAGTTCAGCCTGATTTAGTATGCCTGGCAGGATTTTTGGAATTTTTACCCATTCCCGAGGACTTTACCCATCGAGTCATGAATATACACCCGTCGCTGATCCCTGCATTCAGTGGCAAAGGGTTTTACGGTCATCATGTTCACGAAGCAGCCTTGGAGGCAGGAGTGAAAGTTACTGGCTGCACCGTACATTTTGCAGATAATGAGTTTGACCATGGCCCGATCATACTGCAGAAAACGGTACCCGTCCTTGATAACGACAATGCAGAAACCCTTGCCCAGCGGGTATTTACGGCAGAATGCGAAGCATACCCAGAAGCCATCAGGCTTTTTGCTCAGGGGAAAATTCGAGTTCAGGGTCGTAGAGTGATCCTGGAAAAATAA